A region from the Cannabis sativa cultivar Pink pepper isolate KNU-18-1 chromosome 9, ASM2916894v1, whole genome shotgun sequence genome encodes:
- the LOC115722847 gene encoding large ribosomal subunit protein uL1 — MSKLSSDAVREGIAQIVINSKEKNRKFTETIELQIGLKNYDPQKDKRFSGSVKLPHIPRPKMKICMLGDAQHVEEAVKIGLDYMDVEGLKKLNKNKKLVKKLAKKFHAFLASEAVIKQIPRLLGPGLNKAGKFPTLVTHQESLEAKVNETKAMVKFQLKKVLCMGVAVGNLSMEEKQIFQNVQMSVNFLVSLLKKNWQNVRCLYLKSTMGSAIRIF; from the exons ATGAG TAAGCTGAGTAGTGATGCTGTGAGAGAGGGCATAGCTCAGATTGTTATCAACTCGAAAGAGAAGAATCGTAAGTTTACTGAAACCATTGAGCTTCAAATCGGTTTGAAGAACTATGACCCCCAAAAAGACAAGCGTTTCAGTGGCTCTGTTAAGCTTCCTCACATTCCTCGTCCTAAGATGAAGATTTGCATGTTGGGGGATGCTCAACACGTTGAAGAG gCTGTGAAAATAGGATTGGACTATATGGATGTGGAGGGATTGAAAAAGCTTAACAAGAACAAGAAACTTGTGAAGAAGCTTGCCAAGAAGTTTCATGCTTTTTTGGCTTCTGAAGCTGTTATTAAGCAAATTCCTCGTCTTCTGGGTCCTGGACTCAACAAGGCAG GTAAGTTTCCAACATTGGTTACCCATCAGGAGTCTTTGGAGGCAAAGGTCAATGAAACCAAAGCCATGGTGAAGTTCCAACTTAAGAAGGTGCTTTGTATGGGAGTTGCTGTTGGAAATTTATCCATGGAGGAGAAGCAGATCTTTCAGAATGTGCAAATGAGTGTCAATTTTCTAGTGTCACTATTGAAGAAGAATTGGCAAAAT GTGAGGTGCTTGTACTTGAAGAGTACCATGGGAAGTGCAATCCGTATCTTTTAA
- the LOC115722551 gene encoding probable polyribonucleotide nucleotidyltransferase 1, chloroplastic — translation MQAPNPTTLTYTHKPHLHLQPLPFHFPLSPISIPCRRLPNSTLRLKSHSFFSLLLSQNNNTPSRFACRALPEPFSIKIPVGDRHILVETGHIGRQASASVTATDGETIVYTSVCLADTPSEPSDFFPLSVFYQERFSAAGRTSGGFFKREGRTKDHEVLICRLIDRPLRPTMLKGFYHETQILSWVLSYDGLHSPDALAITAAGIAVALSEVPNAKTIAGVRIGLVGDKFIINPTTKEMEDSKLDLLLAGTDDAILMIEGYCDFLPEEKLLEAVQIGQDAVRGICNEVESLVKKCGKPKMFDAIKLPPPELYKHVEDIIGNELVQVLQIRSKIPRKKALTLLEDKVIDILSEKGYISSDTTPVVNETISDLLEDEDEDEEVVVDGEVDEGDVHIKPTSRKTTPLLFSEVDVKLVFKEVTSKYLRRCIVENGRRSDGRTLEEIRPINSRCGLLPRAHGSALFTRGETQSLAVATLGDRQMAQRIDNLVGVDDWKRFYLQYTFPPSCVGEVGRIGGPSRREIGHGMLAERALEPVLPSEDDFPYTVRVESTITESNGSSSMASVCGGCLALQDAGVPIKSHIAGIAMGMVLDTKEFGGDGSPIILSDITGSEDASGDMDFKVAGNEDGVTAFQMDIKVAGITLPIMRKALLQAKDGRKHILAEMLKCSPPPSRALSKHAPLIHVMKVRSEKIHVIIGSGGKKIKSIIEETGVDGIDTEEDGTVKITARDLLSLEKATAIISNLTMVPSVGDIYRDCEIKLITNYGAFVEIAPGREGLCHVSELSSNYIAKPEDAFKVGDRVDVKLIEVNEKGQLRLSRRALLPDTENSSDSKDSAKENVGDQKTEQSKDNKASTTKGRSSSKSSLSENSPQKKFIRKLVAPNKDNSETNKEKEKKSGSKPLSSISSKDGNSLVNGEANIG, via the exons aTGCAAGCACCAAACCCTACTACCCTTACTTACACTCACAAACCTCACCTTCATCTTCAACCTCTCCCTTTCCACTTCCCTCTCTCCCCAATTTCAATTCCATGTCGCCGTCTCCCCAATTCCACTCTCCGTCTCAAGTCTcactctttcttctctctccttctctctcAAAACAATAACACTCCCTCTCGCTTCGCCTGCAGAGCTCTACCCGAACCATTTTCCATCAAAATCCCCGTCGGCGATAGACAT ATTTTGGTTGAGACTGGACATATTGGTAGACAAGCTAGCGCTTCTGTTACAGCCACTGATGGTGAAACT ATTGTCTACACCTCTGTTTGTTTGGCTGATACTCCAAGTGAACCTTCAGACTTTTTTCCTCTTTCTGTATTTTATCAAGAGCGTTTTTCAGCAGCAGGTCGAACTAG TGGAGGGTttttcaaaagagaaggaaggaCAAAAGATCACgag GTTCTGATCTGTAGATTGATTGATAGGCCTTTGCGTCCGACAATGCTGAAAGGCTTCTACCATGAAACTCAGATACTTTCTTGG GTTCTGAGTTATGATGGTTTGCACTCTCCAGATGCTTTGGCAATCACAGCTGCAGGAATAgcagt CGCTTTATCGGAAGTACCAAATGCAAAGACTATTGCTGGAGTTCGAATTGGCCTTGTTGGAGATAAGTTTATCATCAATCCAACAACAAAGGAGATGGAGGACTCCAAGTTGGACTTGTTGTTAGCAGGCACAGATGATGCAATATTAATGATAGAG GGTTACTGTGATTTTCTTCCCGAGGAAAAGTTACTGGAAGCTGTACAAATTGGGCAG GATGCTGTACGAGGAATCTGCAACGAGGTGGAGTCTTTGGTTAAGAAGTGTGGGAAACCAAAAATGTTTGATGCAATCAAATTGCCTCCTCCTGAGCTCTATAAGCATGTTGAA GATATTATCGGCAATGAGTTAGTGCAGGTCTTGCAGATTAGGAGCAAAATACCTAGAAAAAAAGCCCTAACTTTGCTTGAAGATAAAGTTATAGATATACTGAGCGAAAAAGGGTACATTAGCTCTGATACAACACCTGTAGTTAATGAAACAATATCTGATTTGCTTGAGGATGAAGATGAGGATGAGGAAGTGGTTGTAGATGGTGAAGTGGACGAAGGGGATGTTCATATAAAGCCTACTTCACGAAAAACTACTCCATTG CTGTTCTCAGAAGTAGATGTGAAGCTAGTATTTAAAGAAGTTACATCCAAGTATCTGCGTAGATGCATTGTTGAG AATGGAAGAAGAAGTGATGGCCGAACTCTAGAAGAAATACGCCCAATAAATTCAAGATGTGGCCTACTTCCAAGGGCACATGGGAGTGCTCTTTTTACACGTGGTGAAACTCAG TCCTTAGCCGTGGCTACACTTGGCGATCGTCAAATGGCACAGAGAATAGACAACCTTGTTGGTGTAGATGACTGGAAGAGGTTCTATCTCCAG tACACGTTTCCTCCTTCTTGTGTTGGGGAAGTTGGGCGGATTGGTGGTCCTAGTAGACGAGAAATTGGTCATGGAATGCTTGCAGAGAGAGCTCTTGAACCAGTATTGCCTTCTGAAGATGATTTTCCTTATACTGTACGAGTTGAGAGTACCATCACCGAGAGCAATGGCTCCTCAAG CATGGCATCAGTTTGCGGTGGTTGCTTAGCGTTGCAGGATGCTGGGGTTCCAATTAAATCCCACATAGCTGGCATAGCAATGGGTATGGTTCTGGATACTAAGGAATTTGGGGGCGATGGTAGTCCGATTATTCTATCTGACATAACTGGATCCGAAGATGCCTCCGGAGATATGGACTTTAAG GTCGCAGGAAATGAAGATGGTGTAACTGCATTTCAGATGGACATAAAG GTGGCTGGAATTACTTTACCCATTATGAGAAAGGCACTTCTACAAGCAAAGGATGGCCGGAAGCATATCCTTG CTGAAATGTTGAAGTGCTCACCTCCTCCATCCAGAGCGCTTTCAAAGCATGCCCCATTGATTCATGTCATGAAG GTCAGATCTGAGAAGATTCATGTAATCATTGGTAGTGGCGGGAAGAAGATAAAGAGCATTATAGAAGAGACAGGAGTAGATGGTATTGACACAGAAGAGGATGGGACT GTGAAAATCACTGCAAGGGATTTGTTAAGTTTGGAAAAAGCTACAGCCATTATAAGCAATTTGACAATGGTTCCAAGTGTAGGCGATATTTATCG GGACTGTGAGATCAAGTTAATAACAAATTATGGAGCTTTTGTTGAGATAGCACCTGGACGAGAG GGACTTTGCCATGTTAGTGAGTTGAGTTCAAATTATATAGCAAAGCCAGAAGAC GCTTTTAAAGTCGGAGACCGTGTTGATGTTAAACTTATTGAG GTAAATGAAAAGGGCCAACTTCGGCTTAGTCGCCGAGCTCTACTTCCCGACACAGAAAATTCCAGTGACTCAAAAGATAGTGCAAAGGAAAATGTAGGAGATCAAAAGACCGAACAGTCCAAGGATAATAAGGCTAGCACAACAAAAGGAAGGAGTTCCAGCAAAAGTAGCTTATCAGAAAATTCTCCACAGAAGAAGTTTATTCGGAAATTAGTTGCCCCTAACAAAGATAACTCAGAAACAAACAAAGAGAAGGAGAAAAAGAGTGGTAGTAAACCACTTAGTAGCATTTCGAGTAAGGATGGAAATAGTTTAGTCAATGGAGAGGCAAACATTGGATAA
- the LOC115721925 gene encoding cation/calcium exchanger 1, translating into MPSLLISTLKTIAFFSLFLLLIKTTHQYHDRDNHQQSSTNPLSKTKTNKTISIHLTTTSTILKRDTCAALHDFTNYTTKCAYLETLDTLIKNDTCRPKGYINYLKLFYCHFGRFPLLGQALLLLWLVVLLYLLGNTAAVYFCPSLESLSNILKLSPTIAGITLLSLGNGAPDVFAIIISFTKSGDADVGLNSVLGGAFFVSSVVVGVISVLIEKRRHFSRVIIDKTSFIRDVTFFLFSLSSLLAIFIFGRVNLFTAVSFFAIYFLYVCSVSATHFFFSTNDNVFDKTTSTIPLLGYVDENENENENDIVHPQNDEIKRGRILGVVKLTFKALMLPLDLPRRATIPVVTEDQWSKPYAVVSVALAPILMAVLLNTQRENVDSRTELLTYMTSGLTGLVLGNLAYVTTNRDGPPKQCLFPWLVSGFVMSVTWTYLVAEELVSLLLALGTVFGISPSILGLTVLAWGNSLGDLIANVAMALHGGPDGAQIAISGCYAGPLFNTVVGVGFSLVMAAWTEYPLSYVIPDDHSLYETVGFLMAGLLWALVVLPKNNMKLHQVLGFGLLALYSCFLFVRLARLLGFLGLSTL; encoded by the coding sequence ATGCCTTCTCTTCTAATATCAACACTCAAAACAATAGCCTTCTTCTCCCTATTCCTCTTACTCATCAAAACTACTCATCAATACCATGATCGTGATAATCATCAACAATCATCAACTAATCCTCTTtccaaaaccaaaaccaatAAAACCATTTCCATTCATCTCACAACAACATCAACAATCCTCAAAAGAGACACGTGTGCAGCCCTTCATGACTTCACAAACTACACCACCAAATGTGCTTACCTCGAAACCCTAGACACACTCATAAAAAACGACACATGCAGACCAAAGGGCTACATAAACTACCTCAAACTCTTCTACTGTCACTTCGGTCGTTTCCCACTTCTAGGCCAAGCCTTGCTCCTTCTATGGCTTGTGGTTTTGCTCTACTTGTTAGGCAACACTGCGGCCGTTTACTTTTGTCCCTCCTTAGAGAGCTTGTCCAACATCCTTAAACTCTCTCCGACCATTGCGGGAATCACTCTCCTGTCTCTTGGCAACGGTGCCCCCGATGTCTTCGCCATCATCATCTCCTTTACGAAATCTGGAGATGCTGATGTGGGACTCAACAGTGTTTTAGGAGGCGCTTTCTTTGTTTCGAGTGTGGTGGTTGGTGTCATCAGTGTTTTGATTGAGAAAAGACGTCATTTTAGTCGTGTCATTATTGATAAAACTAGTTTTATAAGAGATGTtacgttttttcttttttctctctcttcactTCTAGCCATATTCATCTTTGGTAGAGTCAATCTCTTCACTGCCGTTTCCTTTTTTGCCATTTACTTTTTATACGTCTGTTCAGTCTCTGCCACTCACTTCTTTTTCTCAACAAACGACAATGTTTTTGACAAAACGACATCAACAATACCGTTACTTGGTTACGtggatgaaaatgaaaatgaaaatgaaaatgacaTTGTTCATCCTCAAAACGACGAAATAAAACGGGGTCGTATCTTAGGTGTGGTTAAGTTGACTTTCAAGGCTTTGATGTTACCCCTTGACTTGCCGAGAAGAGCAACTATTCCGGTGGTGACGGAGGATCAGTGGTCGAAGCCGTACGCGGTGGTGTCCGTTGCACTAGCCCCGATTCTAATGGCGGTTTTGTTaaacacacaaagagaaaaCGTTGACTCGAGGACCGAGTTGTTGACTTACATGACATCTGGTCTCACGGGATTGGTTCTTGGAAACTTGGCTTATGTTACGACCAATCGTGACGGTCCACCTAAGCAATGTTTGTTCCCTTGGCTTGTGAGTGGGTTTGTGATGAGTGTGACGTGGACTTATCTAGTGGCTGAAGAGTTGGTATCCTTGTTGCTCGCTTTGGGTACTGTTTTTGGGATAAGCCCATCTATTTTAGGCCTCACGGTTCTAGCCTGGGGTAACTCCTTGGGTGATCTAATAGCCAACGTGGCCATGGCTTTACATGGTGGGCCCGATGGAGCCCAAATTGCGATTTCGGGCTGCTATGCTGGGCCCTTGTTTAACACAGTTGTTGGAGTGGGCTTTTCGTTAGTGATGGCGGCCTGGACTGAGTATCCATTGTCGTATGTGATTCCTGATGATCATTCTTTGTACGAAACTGTGGGCTTTCTCATGGCTGGGCTTCTTTGGGCCTTGGTGGTCTTGCCCAAGAACAACATGAAACTCCATCAGGTATTGGGCTTTGGGCTTCTTGCACTTTATAGCTGTTTTCTCTTTGTGAGACTGGCCAGACTTTTGGGCTTTCTTGGGCTTTCCACACTATAA
- the LOC115722571 gene encoding LOW QUALITY PROTEIN: cation/calcium exchanger 2 (The sequence of the model RefSeq protein was modified relative to this genomic sequence to represent the inferred CDS: inserted 1 base in 1 codon): MGTSIFMSKLKNYVIFLNISFLILCSAFALLYFHSLSPPSHLILNKNSNKQILKSTADQGCEGLHALSDYKAKCLYLKSNNPCVEQGYIDYLYLFYCKFGNFPFLGDSLLLLWLLVLFYVLGNTASEYFCSSLESLSKLFKLSPTIAGVTLLSLGNGAPDVFSSLVSFMGGGTSEVGLNTVLGGASFVSCVVVGVISIAVRSKCVRVNKHGLFRDVXFFLLVLLCLVVILLQKELDVWGALSFFSIYIAYVVVVYVLHIRSNNKDSELSGGVDATHNGSDLAIPILQNMEKGELNAPIDEEEEGERRWFCLDSNSESTPSCGAFLSILELPLYLPRRLTIPVISEENWSKGYAVGSVTLSPLLLSTLWSSQIEDGKTLKVVVYGVGVVFGVTFGIVSYLTTDKSSPPRRCILIWLTAGFLMSVTWSYIIAQELVGLLVSLAYIFGVNPSILGLTVLAWGNSLGDLVTNLTMALNGGAEGAQIAFSGCYAGPIFNILFGLGLSLVGYCWSKYPSPVPIPRDPSLFQTMGFLAAALIWALLILPRKDMRLEGLFGIGLLVIYSVSISWSVIQALGASQVDHNVF, encoded by the exons ATGGGTACTTCGATTTTCATGTCTAAACTCAAAAActatgttattttcttaaacaTTTCCTTTCTCATACTCTGTTCTGCTTTTGCGCTTCTCTATTTCCACTCCCTTTCACCACCGTCTCATCTGATTCTCAACAAAAATAGTAATAAACAGATCCTAAAATCCACAGCTGATCAAGGCTGCGAGGGCTTACACGCTTTATCTGACTATAAAGCTAAGTGTTTGTACTTAAAATCCAACAACCCTTGTGTTGAACAAGGCTATATTGACTACCTTTACCTTTTCTATTGCAAATTTGGGAACTTTCCCTTTCTGGGAGATTCCCTTCTTCTCCTATGGCTTCTTGTGTTGTTCTATGTTTTGGGTAATACAGCATCTGAGTACTTCTGTTCTTCCCTTGAGAGTCTCTCCAAGCTCTTCAAATTGTCCCCAACAATAGCTGGGGTTACTCTGCTCTCTCTTGGCAATGGTGCCCCTGATGTTTTCTCAAGCCTTGTCTCCTTCATGGGAGGTGGGACTAGTGAAGTGGGTCTCAACACAGTGTTGGGTGGAGCTTCTTTTGTTTCATGTGTTGTGGTTGGAGTTATTAGCATTGCAGTGAGGAGTAAATGTGTAAGGGTTAACAAGCACGGTCTTTTTAGGGatg ttttcttcttattggTTCTTCTTTGTTTAGTTGTGATTTTGCTTCAGAAAGAGTTAGATGTTTGGGGTGCATTGAGCTTTTTCTCCATTTATATTGCTTATGTAGTTGTGGTTTATGTATTGCATATTAGATCCAATAACAAAGATAGTGAATTGAGTGGTGGTGTTGACGCAACTCACAATGGCAGTGACTTAGCTATTCCAATCTTGCAAAATATGGAGAAAGGAGAGCTTAATGCTCCAATTGATGAAGAGGAAGAAGGGGAGAGAAGATGGTTTTGTTTAGATTCAAATAGTGAGTCAACACCCTCTTGTGGTGCCTTTCTTTCCATACTTGAGTTACCTCTTTACCTGCCTAGAAGACTTACCATTCCTGTGATTAGTGAAGAAAATTGGTCAAAAGGGTATGCAGTGGGTTCAGTAACTCTATCACCACTACTCCTCTCAACCCTTTGGAGCAGTCAAATTGAAGATGGCAAGACATTGAAGGTTGTGGTGTATGGAGTTGGGGTGGTGTTTGGGGTAACATTTGGGATTGTTTCATATCTGACAACTGACAAGTCAAGCCCACCAAGGAGATGCATACTGATTTGGCTAACTGCAGGTTTCTTAATGAGTGTGACTTGGAGTTATATCATAGCACAAGAATTGGTTGGTCTATTGGTATCATTAGCCTACATATTTGGTGTGAACCCTTCTATTTTAGGACTCACAGTTCTGGCATGGGGGAATTCACTTGGAGATTTAGTGACCAATTTGACAATGGCATTGAATGGTGGAGCAGAAGGGGCTCAAATAGCATTCTCAGGCTGCTATGCTGGTCCCATATTCAACATTTTGTTTGGGTTAGGCTTATCCTTAGTTGGGTATTGTTGGTCCAAGTACCCTTCACCTGTGCCCATCCCAAGAGACCCTTCACTTTTCCAAACAATGGGGTTTTTGGCTGCAGCATTGATTTGGGCACTTTTGATTTTGCCAAGGAAAGATATGAGGCTTGAAGGTTTGTTTGGAATAGGGCTTTTGGTTATATACAGTGTTTCTATTTCTTGGAGTGTCATTCAAGCTCTTGGAGCTTCCCAAGTAGATCATAATGTCTTTTAG